From the Natrarchaeobaculum aegyptiacum genome, one window contains:
- a CDS encoding PQQ-binding-like beta-propeller repeat protein translates to MTDESSSRRSSQSCRRDEIITNRRSFCAALGVGALAGCLQLEQADDDHSAGLTEGDGTTDAAFEDEVDGTPIDDPECLELVSAWERNLRDVVTFEGAFLGVAGSRTAGVDAPRLERYAADGEMTWASDEIDSEYRFEFHRDDDVVARGATVVAVARDGHDGVIHAFDTDTGERRWSDDVRLDRNVGGWALSLADDLAVLAAVSDESADETIVRGYEAGDGERRWERDIDLGYVTGVEHHDDGFFVVGWRQGGGEIVRVDLEAGGNVGGETTLDVASPGYVRGEGGDRLYFRGNEIHAYDPANNEYEWSLEVDRQFGPGVDVDGETLYGGNSSGWVVARDATDGSMRWDTRVEGGVTDSLSVADGIVWARTDRGELVAIDASTGEVVHTLEDAYMVAAAPGQVFVGDTAYDLESETGYSNNCNDSH, encoded by the coding sequence ATGACAGACGAATCGTCCTCACGACGGTCGTCGCAATCGTGCCGTCGAGACGAGATCATCACGAACCGACGCTCCTTCTGTGCCGCCCTCGGGGTCGGGGCTCTCGCGGGCTGTCTCCAGCTCGAGCAAGCAGACGACGACCACTCTGCTGGCCTCACGGAGGGCGACGGAACGACCGACGCAGCGTTCGAGGACGAAGTCGACGGCACCCCGATCGACGATCCAGAGTGTCTCGAACTCGTTTCAGCCTGGGAACGTAACCTCCGTGACGTCGTCACCTTCGAGGGAGCGTTCCTCGGTGTTGCTGGCTCGAGAACTGCGGGCGTCGACGCCCCGCGACTCGAGCGATACGCCGCCGACGGAGAGATGACGTGGGCCAGCGACGAAATCGACTCCGAGTACCGGTTCGAGTTCCACAGAGACGACGACGTCGTCGCCAGAGGCGCCACGGTCGTCGCCGTCGCCCGTGACGGCCACGACGGCGTGATTCACGCCTTCGACACCGACACGGGTGAGCGACGCTGGTCCGACGACGTTCGCCTCGATAGAAACGTCGGTGGCTGGGCACTCTCGCTCGCAGACGATCTCGCCGTACTCGCGGCGGTCAGCGACGAGTCGGCCGACGAAACGATCGTTCGCGGCTACGAGGCTGGGGATGGCGAGCGACGGTGGGAGAGAGACATCGACCTGGGATACGTGACCGGTGTCGAACACCACGACGACGGCTTCTTCGTCGTCGGCTGGCGACAGGGCGGCGGTGAGATCGTCCGCGTCGACCTCGAGGCCGGCGGGAACGTCGGGGGGGAAACTACCCTCGACGTCGCTTCACCGGGATACGTTCGTGGTGAGGGTGGCGATCGGCTCTACTTTCGCGGGAACGAAATTCACGCGTACGATCCAGCGAACAACGAATACGAGTGGAGCCTCGAGGTTGACCGGCAGTTCGGGCCGGGCGTGGACGTCGACGGAGAGACGCTGTACGGCGGAAACAGCTCGGGATGGGTCGTCGCGCGAGACGCGACCGACGGCTCGATGCGCTGGGACACGCGCGTCGAGGGTGGCGTCACGGACTCGCTTTCGGTCGCTGACGGGATCGTCTGGGCCAGAACCGACCGCGGCGAACTGGTTGCGATCGACGCGTCGACGGGCGAGGTGGTTCACACACTCGAGGACGCCTACATGGTCGCTGCAGCGCCGGGACAGGTATTCGTCGGCGACACCGCCTACGACCTCGAGTCGGAGACTGGCTATAGTAACAACTGTAACGATTCACACTGA
- a CDS encoding PQQ-binding-like beta-propeller repeat protein, with amino-acid sequence MTARGPRSSRRRTLQVASLAIGGGLAGCMQPLLEEAGDGGQASTDDEPATDSTGTDTEPQPEADSDESDEGDTIEAVDLSPAWDVDGLNRVFVDDGQFVGRNSGDVTIVSWDGDVVWESQSGDPDGYSEWPNDGRGFARTDDYVFVHYLSWGIEEEYPACVYVFDADTGELEWRHDTGADRVYGMDAVGDRLYYAARPFDRDETESPIRAYDLDDREIVWESRFSTNDPWSLTVHDGHVYATTGRMRVLDAASGDLVAEHGNWFAFHRENETLYFEDGDTIGAYDLVADERTMEVSVDHGYSRDLTVVANRAYVSDTNGYLSAIDLETGTVRWEERLDGSLSGRPIVDSGIVWAYDATSVLWGLDADDGSVLVRRSTEADGDDRVSALDGRVFVPDPYYTAYDVGEDER; translated from the coding sequence ATGACTGCGCGGGGACCACGCTCGAGCAGGCGACGAACATTGCAAGTGGCGTCGCTCGCGATCGGCGGTGGGCTCGCTGGCTGTATGCAACCGTTGCTCGAGGAGGCTGGGGACGGTGGACAGGCGTCGACCGACGACGAGCCGGCGACCGACTCGACCGGGACGGATACTGAACCACAGCCGGAGGCAGACTCCGACGAATCCGACGAGGGCGATACCATCGAAGCGGTCGACCTCTCACCGGCCTGGGACGTCGACGGACTGAACAGGGTCTTCGTCGACGACGGCCAGTTCGTCGGCCGCAATTCGGGCGACGTCACCATCGTCTCGTGGGACGGCGACGTCGTCTGGGAATCCCAGAGCGGCGACCCCGACGGCTACAGCGAGTGGCCAAACGACGGTCGCGGTTTCGCTCGCACCGACGACTACGTCTTCGTCCACTACCTGAGCTGGGGAATCGAAGAGGAGTATCCGGCCTGCGTCTACGTCTTCGACGCCGACACCGGGGAACTCGAGTGGCGTCACGACACCGGCGCCGATCGCGTCTACGGGATGGATGCCGTCGGCGACAGGCTCTACTACGCCGCCCGGCCGTTCGACAGGGACGAAACGGAGTCGCCGATCAGGGCCTACGACCTCGACGACCGCGAGATCGTCTGGGAGTCGCGTTTCTCGACGAACGATCCCTGGAGTCTCACCGTCCACGACGGGCACGTCTACGCGACGACGGGTCGAATGCGCGTTCTCGACGCCGCGAGTGGCGATCTCGTGGCCGAACACGGCAACTGGTTCGCGTTTCACCGCGAGAACGAGACGCTGTACTTCGAGGACGGAGACACGATCGGTGCGTACGATCTGGTCGCCGACGAACGCACGATGGAGGTGAGCGTGGATCACGGCTACTCGAGAGATCTGACCGTCGTCGCCAACAGAGCTTACGTGTCTGATACCAACGGCTATCTCTCGGCAATCGACCTCGAGACGGGGACGGTCCGCTGGGAAGAGCGACTCGACGGCAGTCTCAGTGGTCGGCCGATCGTCGACAGCGGAATCGTCTGGGCCTACGACGCCACGAGTGTCCTGTGGGGACTCGACGCCGACGACGGCTCTGTTCTCGTCCGACGGTCGACGGAGGCCGACGGGGACGATCGGGTCTCCGCCCTGGACGGTCGCGTCTTCGTCCCGGACCCCTACTACACGGCCTACGACGTCGGGGAGGATGAGAGATGA
- a CDS encoding cytochrome oxidase assembly protein, with the protein MSSDSHTRPIYRSLVDRFGFPHLLTTTLVLVAATILLGVAAKATGSGLACEANWPQCDAGPFNLFPANLPSFYEWIHRFVAMFAGFAIVGSALAAWRLEDVDDRVASLVILGMILTPIQVYLGGQTVLQYQMEILSLHFWTAILIFAMFVIATVLVWRGSFSVRTITGAFVVGLLTLPAHVALSPTEFGVVTDYSPTVQLLQYGVTLTLIGAVIVATMVTRWHAGSRLLSGLTYGTTGLALAVAYFGRQVVMNFSMTIDRLYLVLTGVLALAFVVAIAVSRRQSGGR; encoded by the coding sequence GTGTCGTCCGACAGCCACACCCGTCCGATATATCGCTCGCTCGTCGATCGGTTCGGCTTTCCGCACCTGCTCACGACGACGCTGGTCCTCGTCGCGGCGACGATCCTCCTCGGCGTCGCCGCGAAGGCGACCGGCTCCGGCCTGGCCTGTGAGGCCAACTGGCCCCAGTGTGACGCCGGACCGTTCAACCTCTTCCCGGCGAACCTGCCGAGTTTCTACGAGTGGATCCACCGATTCGTCGCCATGTTCGCCGGCTTCGCCATCGTCGGCTCCGCACTCGCCGCGTGGCGACTCGAGGACGTCGACGACCGCGTCGCCTCGCTCGTGATCCTCGGGATGATCCTCACACCGATACAGGTCTACCTCGGCGGTCAGACCGTCCTCCAGTACCAGATGGAGATCCTCTCGTTGCACTTCTGGACGGCCATCCTCATCTTCGCGATGTTCGTGATCGCGACCGTCCTCGTCTGGCGAGGCTCGTTTTCCGTGCGGACGATCACCGGCGCGTTCGTCGTCGGACTCCTCACGCTGCCCGCCCACGTCGCGCTCAGCCCGACCGAATTCGGTGTCGTCACCGACTACTCGCCGACGGTCCAGCTTCTCCAGTACGGCGTCACGCTCACCCTCATCGGCGCCGTGATCGTCGCGACGATGGTCACTCGGTGGCACGCCGGATCGCGCCTGCTCTCCGGGCTGACCTACGGCACGACCGGGCTGGCGCTTGCAGTCGCGTACTTCGGTCGACAGGTGGTGATGAACTTCAGCATGACGATCGACCGACTCTACCTGGTTCTCACGGGCGTGCTCGCGCTCGCGTTCGTCGTAGCCATCGCGGTCAGCCGCCGCCAGTCCGGCGGTCGCTGA
- a CDS encoding helix-turn-helix domain-containing protein has translation MSVVATVAVPASAFPLGTLLESDPAVHLSVEAVVPTADEPIPYLWVPDGTDEITDRLEEIPVVAAATVVDEFEETLLVRIGWTDGVNGVLESIRRADGIVTSAEGRTDRWTFRIRFSNYDALSTFYVECSKHDVEVELLEVYEPTTPEQNRRYGLTAGQRDLVIAAYEAGYFDVPRETTLVELGEELEISDSAVSQRLRRGLAALIGATLVAEDDGGLIHDPFAEFDDDGSAGSDVESSVAHESSLDGDEP, from the coding sequence ATGAGCGTCGTCGCGACCGTCGCCGTCCCGGCGTCGGCGTTTCCGCTCGGGACTCTCCTCGAGAGTGATCCAGCAGTCCACCTGTCGGTCGAGGCGGTCGTTCCCACCGCCGACGAGCCGATCCCCTACCTGTGGGTTCCGGACGGAACAGACGAGATCACCGACCGACTCGAGGAGATACCGGTCGTGGCAGCGGCGACCGTGGTCGACGAGTTCGAGGAGACGCTCCTCGTTCGCATCGGCTGGACAGACGGCGTCAACGGCGTGCTCGAGTCGATTCGCCGCGCCGACGGCATCGTCACCAGTGCGGAAGGGCGCACCGATCGCTGGACGTTTCGCATTCGATTTTCGAACTACGACGCGCTGTCTACGTTCTACGTCGAATGCTCCAAACACGACGTCGAGGTCGAACTGCTCGAGGTCTACGAACCGACCACGCCGGAGCAGAACCGACGATACGGACTGACGGCTGGCCAGCGAGACCTCGTAATCGCCGCCTACGAGGCCGGCTATTTCGACGTGCCGCGGGAGACGACGCTCGTCGAACTCGGCGAGGAGCTGGAAATCTCCGATTCGGCGGTCTCACAGCGGCTCCGGCGCGGGCTCGCGGCACTGATCGGCGCGACGCTCGTCGCCGAGGACGATGGCGGGCTGATCCACGATCCGTTCGCCGAATTCGACGACGATGGCAGCGCTGGCAGTGACGTCGAGTCGTCGGTCGCCCACGAATCCTCGCTCGATGGCGACGAACCCTGA
- a CDS encoding DNA topoisomerase IV subunit A, translated as MSTESDQQAREQLIDLAAQFYDQFELGEIPHMSVPTRTKTNIEYDEDEKVWVYGDRTSKRSANSVRGARKLLKAVYTIEFLAEQLEEDRSSTLRELYYLSESWDNDEAQFSDQDESNGLIEDLEIVSGVTREDFHMRPEESGATIMGPLHLREQTRRGEREIHCQEDVGEGGYQIPNNPDTIEFLGTDADFILAVETGGMRDRLVENGFDDEYNALIVHLKGQPARATRRITRRLHDELGLPVTVFTDGDPWSYRIYGSVAYGSIKSAHLSEYLATPEAQFIGIQPADIVEYDLPNDPLSDSDINALENELTDPRFQTDYWEEQIELQLEIEKKSEQQALASHGLDFVTDTYLPERLDEMGII; from the coding sequence ATGAGCACAGAATCAGACCAGCAGGCCCGCGAACAGTTGATCGACCTCGCCGCACAGTTTTACGACCAGTTCGAACTGGGTGAGATCCCCCACATGTCCGTGCCGACGCGGACGAAGACCAACATCGAGTACGACGAAGACGAGAAAGTATGGGTCTACGGCGACCGGACCTCGAAGCGATCCGCAAACTCCGTCCGCGGTGCCCGCAAGCTGTTGAAAGCCGTCTACACCATCGAGTTCCTCGCCGAACAGCTCGAGGAAGACCGGTCGTCGACCCTGCGTGAACTCTACTACCTTTCAGAGAGCTGGGACAACGACGAAGCCCAGTTCTCGGATCAGGACGAGTCGAACGGACTGATCGAGGACCTGGAGATCGTCTCGGGGGTAACTCGCGAGGACTTCCACATGCGGCCGGAGGAGTCCGGTGCGACGATCATGGGGCCGTTGCATCTGCGCGAGCAGACCCGTCGCGGCGAACGCGAGATCCACTGTCAGGAGGACGTCGGCGAAGGTGGCTACCAGATACCAAACAACCCCGACACGATCGAGTTCCTCGGCACGGACGCCGACTTCATCCTCGCCGTCGAGACCGGTGGGATGCGCGACCGGCTCGTCGAAAACGGCTTCGACGACGAGTACAACGCCCTGATCGTCCACCTCAAGGGCCAGCCCGCACGCGCGACTCGACGCATCACCCGCCGGCTCCACGACGAACTCGGGCTTCCCGTGACGGTCTTTACGGACGGTGACCCGTGGTCCTACCGGATCTACGGCTCCGTGGCGTACGGCTCGATCAAGTCCGCACACCTCTCCGAGTACCTCGCGACGCCCGAAGCGCAGTTCATCGGCATCCAGCCCGCCGACATCGTCGAGTACGACCTGCCGAACGACCCGCTCAGCGATTCTGACATCAACGCCCTCGAGAACGAACTCACCGACCCCCGGTTCCAGACCGACTACTGGGAAGAACAGATCGAATTGCAACTCGAGATCGAGAAGAAGTCCGAACAGCAGGCACTGGCCTCTCACGGCCTCGACTTCGTGACCGACACCTACCTGCCCGAGCGACTCGACGAGATGGGCATCATCTGA
- a CDS encoding CopG family ribbon-helix-helix protein, whose protein sequence is MRTSLNVPDEMLAEFDRTWQAEGLESRSRALREAIQEYVESHHQLEKARGPVAATVVFDYVHDEIIEDLHEIQHEFQSVIDTTCHVHHGEWCLEAVFCHGEAAQVRSLVYRLKDFDAVGRVSVTLLRSDGFQSP, encoded by the coding sequence ATGCGAACTAGCCTCAACGTTCCCGACGAGATGCTGGCCGAGTTCGACCGGACCTGGCAGGCAGAAGGCCTCGAGTCCCGGTCACGAGCCCTTCGCGAGGCGATCCAGGAGTACGTCGAGTCACATCACCAGCTCGAGAAAGCTCGCGGCCCGGTCGCCGCGACGGTCGTCTTCGATTACGTCCACGACGAAATTATCGAGGATCTCCACGAGATCCAACACGAGTTTCAGTCGGTCATCGACACCACCTGCCACGTCCACCACGGCGAGTGGTGTCTCGAGGCGGTGTTCTGTCACGGCGAGGCTGCACAGGTTCGCTCGCTGGTCTACCGGTTGAAAGATTTCGACGCGGTGGGTCGAGTGTCCGTGACGTTGCTTCGATCGGACGGGTTCCAGTCGCCCTGA
- a CDS encoding metal-dependent hydrolase, with protein sequence MYQFGHYGAALLAYAPVGGAVALAGYEQVAVVFGFVCLALSTLPDVDHSLPLIDHRGITHTVFFALFVGAGAAAVTAILANAWGLSPTGLVGYAFVVGTLSIGSHILADAITPMGVRPLWPVSRWHYTLNLTNAANPIANYTLLGVGVGATSLAAVVVVTIA encoded by the coding sequence ATGTACCAGTTCGGCCATTACGGGGCCGCACTCCTCGCGTACGCGCCGGTCGGTGGAGCCGTCGCACTCGCGGGGTACGAACAGGTCGCAGTCGTCTTCGGATTCGTCTGCCTCGCCCTGTCGACCCTCCCCGATGTCGACCACAGCCTCCCGTTGATCGACCACCGTGGGATCACACACACCGTCTTCTTCGCGCTCTTCGTCGGCGCCGGAGCGGCCGCCGTCACGGCGATTCTCGCGAACGCCTGGGGCCTGTCGCCGACAGGCCTCGTCGGCTACGCGTTCGTGGTCGGTACGCTCTCGATCGGTTCGCACATCCTCGCCGACGCGATTACGCCGATGGGCGTTCGCCCGCTCTGGCCGGTCTCGCGGTGGCACTACACGCTGAACCTGACGAACGCGGCCAACCCGATCGCGAACTACACACTCCTCGGGGTCGGCGTCGGTGCAACGAGCCTTGCGGCGGTCGTCGTCGTGACGATCGCGTGA
- a CDS encoding DNA topoisomerase VI subunit B has protein sequence MTSLQSTLGEESGIAEELAENQQSISIAEFFEKNKHMLGFDSGARGLVTAVKEAVDNALDAAEEAGILPDVYVEIQEAGDYYRLIVEDNGPGITKESAPKVFGKLLYGSRFHVREQNRGQQGIGISAAVLYSQLTSGKPAKITSRTQGSSDAQYFELIVDTDENEPEISVDRTTSWDRPHGTRIELEMEANMRARQQLHDYIKHTAVVNPHARLELREPKAHFKFERATDQLPEETEEIRPHPHGVELGTVLKMLAATDSHSVSGFLQEEFTRVGKKTSDSIIDAFRDRHFGREMRWRPPVAQEGLDLHAIVADATANKGQEATAAFADAITDAVVDRDRIAHHELAAVVGDAAATVEADHGTTFGDTVRENAVEAVWLALIDEREDVDDAEESRLVSDLYALVDDATSTRKDDEVLHAFSQRLAATFTDLEDTRHRLTRTSLRENVDRAADLTEEYDDVAFGDTARENVLEAIWGVMATVPDEPPLVRELADDRDAASDLVDGMRETDIMAPPTRCLSPITADLVEAGLKKEFDADFFAAASRDAEVHGGDPFVVEAGIAYGGGLEAEGSIDVLRFANRVPLVYQRGACATTDVVKSIGWRNYGLDQPGGSGLPNGPAVVMVHVASTNVPFTSESKDAVANVPAIEDEIELAIREAARELKSYLNKRRSMQQRRKKQNVLGKILPEMAEKVAEVTGRDEPDIDDALARIMNNVLVERNVEENGDSQAVSVVVENNSSTNESLEITDIVSAEPSALPDEASVIEMDGEWFLTWEPEVKSGDEATLEYEVGADASFDLSVKGVESEKLTVTQ, from the coding sequence ATGACGTCTCTCCAGTCGACGCTCGGTGAGGAGTCGGGGATCGCCGAGGAGCTGGCTGAAAACCAGCAGTCGATCTCCATCGCCGAGTTCTTCGAGAAGAACAAGCACATGCTCGGCTTCGACAGCGGTGCTCGAGGCCTGGTTACGGCCGTCAAGGAGGCCGTCGACAACGCGTTAGACGCCGCAGAAGAGGCCGGAATCCTGCCGGACGTCTACGTCGAGATCCAGGAGGCCGGGGACTACTACCGGCTGATCGTCGAGGACAACGGTCCAGGGATTACGAAGGAATCGGCCCCGAAGGTCTTCGGGAAACTCCTCTATGGCTCGCGATTCCACGTCCGCGAACAGAATCGCGGCCAGCAGGGGATCGGGATCTCCGCGGCGGTGCTTTATTCCCAGCTTACGAGCGGCAAACCCGCCAAGATCACCAGTCGAACGCAGGGTTCTTCGGACGCCCAGTACTTCGAGTTGATCGTCGACACCGACGAGAACGAACCCGAGATCAGCGTCGACCGGACCACCTCCTGGGACCGCCCACACGGCACCCGCATCGAACTCGAGATGGAAGCCAACATGCGGGCGCGCCAGCAGCTTCACGACTACATCAAGCACACGGCGGTCGTCAATCCCCACGCCCGCCTCGAGCTGCGCGAGCCCAAGGCCCACTTCAAGTTCGAGCGAGCGACCGACCAGCTCCCCGAAGAGACCGAGGAGATCCGTCCGCACCCACACGGCGTCGAACTCGGGACCGTCCTCAAGATGCTCGCGGCCACCGACTCCCACTCCGTCTCCGGCTTTCTCCAGGAGGAGTTCACCCGCGTCGGCAAGAAGACGTCCGATTCGATTATCGACGCCTTCCGCGACCGTCACTTCGGTCGCGAGATGCGCTGGCGGCCGCCGGTAGCTCAGGAGGGGCTCGACCTCCACGCCATCGTCGCCGACGCCACCGCGAACAAAGGACAGGAGGCGACCGCAGCGTTCGCCGACGCGATCACCGACGCCGTCGTCGACCGTGACCGGATCGCTCACCACGAACTCGCGGCCGTCGTCGGAGACGCTGCAGCAACCGTCGAGGCCGATCACGGAACGACCTTCGGCGACACCGTTCGCGAAAACGCCGTCGAGGCAGTCTGGCTCGCGCTGATCGACGAGCGCGAGGACGTCGACGACGCCGAGGAGTCACGCCTCGTCTCCGACCTCTACGCGCTCGTCGACGACGCCACGAGTACCCGGAAAGACGACGAGGTCCTCCACGCCTTCTCCCAGCGACTCGCCGCTACCTTCACCGACCTCGAGGACACCCGTCACCGCCTGACGCGAACCTCACTGCGCGAGAACGTCGACCGCGCGGCCGACCTCACAGAGGAGTACGACGACGTCGCGTTCGGCGACACCGCCCGCGAGAACGTCCTCGAGGCGATCTGGGGCGTCATGGCCACCGTCCCCGACGAGCCCCCACTGGTCAGGGAACTGGCCGACGACCGAGACGCAGCGAGCGACCTCGTCGACGGGATGCGTGAGACCGACATCATGGCCCCGCCGACGCGGTGTCTCTCGCCGATCACGGCGGACCTCGTCGAAGCCGGCCTCAAGAAGGAGTTCGACGCGGACTTCTTCGCGGCCGCGAGCCGCGACGCCGAGGTCCACGGCGGCGACCCGTTCGTCGTCGAGGCCGGCATCGCCTACGGCGGCGGCTTAGAGGCCGAAGGGAGCATCGACGTCCTCCGGTTCGCCAACCGGGTGCCGCTGGTCTACCAGCGCGGTGCCTGTGCGACCACCGACGTGGTGAAGTCGATCGGCTGGCGCAACTACGGACTCGACCAGCCCGGCGGGTCGGGGCTCCCGAACGGCCCCGCGGTCGTGATGGTCCACGTCGCCTCGACGAACGTCCCCTTCACGAGCGAATCGAAAGACGCTGTCGCGAACGTGCCGGCGATCGAAGACGAGATCGAACTCGCGATTCGTGAGGCCGCCCGCGAACTCAAGAGCTACCTCAACAAACGCCGGTCGATGCAACAGCGCCGGAAGAAACAGAACGTCCTCGGGAAGATCCTCCCGGAGATGGCCGAAAAGGTCGCCGAGGTTACCGGCCGCGACGAACCCGACATCGACGACGCACTCGCCCGGATCATGAACAACGTCCTCGTCGAACGGAACGTCGAGGAAAACGGCGACAGTCAGGCAGTGTCGGTCGTCGTCGAGAACAACTCGAGCACGAACGAGAGCCTCGAGATCACCGACATCGTCTCCGCCGAACCGTCTGCCCTTCCGGATGAGGCGTCGGTTATCGAGATGGACGGTGAGTGGTTCCTCACCTGGGAGCCCGAGGTCAAAAGCGGCGACGAGGCCACCCTCGAGTACGAGGTCGGGGCCGACGCGTCGTTCGACCTGAGCGTGAAAGGCGTCGAAAGCGAGAAACTCACGGTGACACAATGA
- a CDS encoding helix-turn-helix domain-containing protein codes for MVRDDGDDRPGGDDGSSEGDVFDDERGYDPVEDVDQRVVDLLSWILDTETRAKIYVYLLANPGSTSEEVATGTGLYPSTVREALAELHEEDRVTRTKRESEGAGNNPYEYRAIQPSDLVGGVVDQVQQELNTIFTLDRVLERDEPEPTLDSGVEPVTITVEDADSTVDDAPDDSVDVQPAGEDAADESDEDDEDDEDESSE; via the coding sequence ATGGTTCGAGACGACGGCGACGATCGCCCGGGAGGTGACGACGGCTCGAGTGAGGGTGACGTCTTCGACGACGAGCGAGGGTACGATCCCGTCGAGGACGTCGACCAGCGGGTCGTCGACCTGCTTTCGTGGATCCTCGACACCGAGACGCGAGCGAAGATCTACGTCTACTTGCTCGCGAACCCGGGGAGTACCTCCGAGGAGGTCGCCACCGGGACGGGTCTCTACCCGAGTACCGTTCGCGAGGCCCTCGCCGAACTCCACGAGGAAGACCGTGTCACTCGCACGAAACGCGAGAGTGAGGGGGCCGGAAACAACCCCTACGAGTACCGGGCGATCCAGCCGAGTGACCTGGTCGGCGGCGTCGTCGACCAGGTCCAGCAAGAGCTAAACACCATCTTCACACTCGACCGCGTGCTCGAGCGCGACGAGCCCGAACCGACGCTCGACAGCGGCGTCGAACCGGTGACGATCACCGTCGAGGACGCCGACTCCACCGTGGACGATGCTCCCGACGATTCCGTCGACGTCCAGCCAGCAGGTGAGGACGCGGCCGATGAGAGCGACGAAGACGACGAAGACGACGAAGACGAATCGTCGGAGTGA
- a CDS encoding M24 family metallopeptidase yields the protein MEKRERLERYLERVDLESVWFARPNAFAWLTGGSNVVDRADPVGVAAVGYDGSDVCVLTNNVEADRIENEELPDLDDAVAVEVFPWHETSLEAAIAERVDGPAAADIDVPGLERVDPTPLRQPLTARDRDRYRELGREVSRSVEAVCRELRPEDTEREVAAAVRVALSARGIEAPVVLVGGADRAGQYRHYTPTTARLGDYALVSVTAARAGLHASCTRTVAFDPPAWLERRHEAAARVETTALAATQAVGTVGEGGLSSRDRGTSGDVFAAIQDAYDAVSYPGEWEHHHQGGAAGYSGREWIATPDSEHPVGLPMAYAWNPTVEGAKSEGTVLVTGRDEDGDGNDTSDDRAENGFEPLTSTGDWPTITVEAIGYDLELERPAILEQDG from the coding sequence ATGGAGAAACGTGAACGACTCGAGCGGTACCTCGAGCGAGTCGACCTCGAGTCGGTCTGGTTCGCCCGGCCCAACGCGTTCGCCTGGCTGACCGGCGGGTCGAACGTCGTCGACCGGGCAGACCCGGTGGGCGTGGCGGCAGTCGGCTACGACGGCTCCGACGTGTGCGTGCTCACGAACAACGTGGAAGCTGACCGCATCGAAAACGAAGAACTGCCGGACCTCGACGACGCGGTCGCGGTCGAGGTGTTCCCCTGGCACGAGACCTCGCTCGAGGCGGCCATCGCCGAGCGCGTCGACGGGCCCGCCGCAGCGGACATCGACGTGCCCGGCCTCGAGCGGGTCGATCCGACGCCGCTGCGGCAGCCACTGACCGCCCGCGACCGTGATCGGTACCGAGAGCTCGGTCGGGAGGTTTCCAGATCGGTCGAGGCGGTCTGTCGAGAACTGCGACCCGAGGATACCGAACGCGAGGTCGCCGCCGCCGTCCGGGTCGCCCTCTCTGCCCGCGGGATCGAGGCCCCCGTCGTTCTCGTTGGCGGGGCAGACCGCGCAGGGCAGTATCGCCACTACACACCGACGACGGCGCGACTCGGAGACTACGCACTGGTCTCGGTGACGGCGGCTCGAGCGGGCCTCCACGCGAGTTGCACCCGGACGGTCGCGTTCGATCCGCCGGCGTGGCTCGAGCGACGACACGAGGCTGCCGCCCGCGTCGAGACGACGGCGCTCGCGGCGACGCAGGCGGTCGGCACAGTCGGTGAGGGCGGCCTCTCGAGTCGGGACCGGGGAACTTCAGGGGACGTCTTCGCCGCGATTCAGGATGCCTACGACGCGGTCAGTTATCCCGGCGAGTGGGAACACCACCATCAGGGAGGTGCCGCCGGATATTCGGGCCGGGAGTGGATCGCGACTCCCGACAGTGAGCACCCCGTTGGCCTCCCGATGGCCTACGCGTGGAACCCGACCGTCGAGGGCGCAAAGAGTGAAGGAACGGTGCTCGTCACCGGGCGCGACGAGGACGGCGACGGCAACGACACGAGTGACGACCGCGCCGAAAACGGATTCGAACCGCTGACCTCCACCGGCGACTGGCCCACGATCACGGTCGAAGCGATCGGCTACGACCTCGAGCTCGAGCGACCGGCTATCCTCGAGCAGGACGGCTGA